The Astatotilapia calliptera chromosome 17, fAstCal1.2, whole genome shotgun sequence genome has a segment encoding these proteins:
- the dcp1b gene encoding mRNA-decapping enzyme 1B isoform X4: MSGLASPRHGFTIMNRLSMQNLTEPLTKDLDFQLQDPFLLYRNARLAIHGIWFYDKEDCQRIAQRMKILTQQEQVLAQSQGGWLSPGEVRAGGGGKGEAKGVDIIQMLTKARTEYDKEKSTSEPKEIGGSSVLYGNPHLIKPIPVKPNTQDNEGAEPKSLSLATLFGSQQRSTKPDSDPFANAPALGSSAGKVSRPPVARTLTYDDTVNSGRNVASDGGIKAVEDGANVVSGLLQSPSSAHQQQHCPAIAKLMQGQRGVGTVGGVLQTVSESPENRLCDNGVPLEHHHHHHHLYHHQQQQHHHQHQLHPDPIRRLFQTQPPPLPTTSFSSAAPNCCSNPSSLQQNPHLSSQPVMVNSVSRSHLQAQQSQQLFISLSNSQPEIKQNSQTAPAAQGTGLLSSQVTSNQVIQPSQGLSHVPGMVSPHELLQKLQLVQQEQSLASSEPPRICPGLAPRFLGPAQNQGACVILGTIPNPTVATAGQKAALQLQVISPQRIPATVAPNLLLSPSMFTQTKPSSGLSAVGQESSHTPSTVPRPPLQEEVRILSRSQLQATLLHLIQNDSSFLDSIYEAYASRFAKDSSNKY, from the exons GTTGGCCTCTCCTAGGCATGGTTTTACCATTATGAACCGGCTCAGCATGCAGAATCTGACAGAGCCACTCACCAAAGACCTGGACTTCCAGCTCCAGGACCCGTTCCTGCTTTACCGCAACGCACGAT TGGCAATCCATGGGATTTGGTTCTATGATAAGGAGGACTGTCAGCGCATCGCCCAGAGGATGAAGAT TCTGACCCAGCAGGAGCAGGTCCTGGCTCAGTCCCAGGGTGGTTGGTTATCCCCAGGAGAAGTAAGAGCAGGGGGAGGGGGAAAAGGTGAAGCAAAGGGAGTGGACATCATCCAGATGTTAACCAAAGCCCGCACAGAGTATGATAAG GAAAAATCAACCTCAGAGCCAAAGGAGATTGGTGGCAGCAGTGTTCTTTATGGAAACCCCCACCTGATTAAACCAATACCCGTTAAACCAAACACTCAG GACAATGAAGGTGCTGAGCCCAAGTCTCTTTCTTTGGCTACTCTGTTTGGCTCTCAGCAACGTTCAACTAAACCTGACTCTGACCCTTTTGCAAATGCTCCAGCACTGGGATCATCAGCGGGAAAAGTATCTCGCCCGCCTGTAGCTCGCACACTCACCTACGATGATACAGTGAACTCTGGCAGAAATGTGGCCTCTGATGGAGGAATCAAGGCTGTGGAAGATGGAGCAAATGTTGTTTCTGGCTTGTTGCAGAGTCCCTCAAGCGCtcaccagcagcagcactgccCGGCCATCGCAAAGCTCATGCAGGGACAGAGAGGTGTCGGGACTGTGGGAGGGGTGCTTCAGACCGTGTCCGAGTCCCCCGAGAACCGGCTGTGTGACAACGGGGTGCCGCTGgagcatcaccaccaccaccatcatcttTACCACcatcagcaacaacaacaccatcACCAGCATCAGCTTCATCCTGATCCAATCAGGAGACTTTTCCAAACCCAACCACCTCCTCTACCCACcacctctttctcctctgcGGCCCCTAATTGTTGCTCCAACCCTTCCTCTCTACAGCAGAACCCTCATCTCTCCTCCCAGCCTGTAATGGTGAATTCTGTGTCACGCTCTCACCTTCAAGCACAACAAAGCCAGCAGCTGTTTATCAGCTTGTCCAATTCTCAACCTGAAATTAAGCAAAACAGCCAGACTGCTCCAGCTGCACAGGGAACAG GTTTGTTGTCATCTCAGGTGACCAGTAATCAAGTCATTCAACCTTCACAAG GATTGTCTCACGTGCCAGGTATGGTGTCACCTCATGAGCTCCTCCAAAAGCTCCAGTTGGTCCAGCAGGAGCAGAGCCTGGCCTCTAGTGAGCCACCTCGGATCTGTCCAGGACTGGCTCCTCGATTCCTGGGGCCAGCCCAAAACCAGGGTGCATGCGTGATTTTAGGCACAATTCCAAACCCAACTGTAGCCACTGCAGGTCAGAAAGCTGCGCTGCAGTTACAG GTGATCTCGCCTCAGAGGATACCAGCCACTGTTGCCCCAAATCTGCTCCTTTCCCCGAGTATGTTCACTCAGACAAAGCCTAGCAGTGGGTTGTCTGCAGTTGGTCAGGAGAGCTCCCACACACCCTCAACTGTGCCCAGACCCCCTCTGCAGGAGGAGGTCAGAATCCTTTCCAGAAGTCAGCTTCAAGCCACACTGCTGCATCTGATACAG AACGACAGCTCATTCCTGGACTCCATCTATGAAGCCTATGCCAGCCGCTTTGCTAAGGACTCCAGCAACAAGTATTGA
- the dcp1b gene encoding mRNA-decapping enzyme 1B isoform X2, which yields MTATSAGSSSSLAAKGLDISLAALQRQDPYINNIVDLASQVALYTYNNRTNEWKTEVEGTLFIYTRLASPRHGFTIMNRLSMQNLTEPLTKDLDFQLQDPFLLYRNARLAIHGIWFYDKEDCQRIAQRMKILTQQEQVLAQSQGGWLSPGEVRAGGGGKGEAKGVDIIQMLTKARTEYDKEKSTSEPKEIGGSSVLYGNPHLIKPIPVKPNTQDNEGAEPKSLSLATLFGSQQRSTKPDSDPFANAPALGSSAGKVSRPPVARTLTYDDTVNSGRNVASDGGIKAVEDGANVVSGLLQSPSSAHQQQHCPAIAKLMQGQRGVGTVGGVLQTVSESPENRLCDNGVPLEHHHHHHHLYHHQQQQHHHQHQLHPDPIRRLFQTQPPPLPTTSFSSAAPNCCSNPSSLQQNPHLSSQPVMVNSVSRSHLQAQQSQQLFISLSNSQPEIKQNSQTAPAAQGTGLLSSQVTSNQVIQPSQGLSHVPGMVSPHELLQKLQLVQQEQSLASSEPPRICPGLAPRFLGPAQNQGACVILGTIPNPTVATAGQKAALQLQVISPQRIPATVAPNLLLSPSMFTQTKPSSGLSAVGQESSHTPSTVPRPPLQEEVRILSRSQLQATLLHLIQNDSSFLDSIYEAYASRFAKDSSNKY from the exons GTTGGCCTCTCCTAGGCATGGTTTTACCATTATGAACCGGCTCAGCATGCAGAATCTGACAGAGCCACTCACCAAAGACCTGGACTTCCAGCTCCAGGACCCGTTCCTGCTTTACCGCAACGCACGAT TGGCAATCCATGGGATTTGGTTCTATGATAAGGAGGACTGTCAGCGCATCGCCCAGAGGATGAAGAT TCTGACCCAGCAGGAGCAGGTCCTGGCTCAGTCCCAGGGTGGTTGGTTATCCCCAGGAGAAGTAAGAGCAGGGGGAGGGGGAAAAGGTGAAGCAAAGGGAGTGGACATCATCCAGATGTTAACCAAAGCCCGCACAGAGTATGATAAG GAAAAATCAACCTCAGAGCCAAAGGAGATTGGTGGCAGCAGTGTTCTTTATGGAAACCCCCACCTGATTAAACCAATACCCGTTAAACCAAACACTCAG GACAATGAAGGTGCTGAGCCCAAGTCTCTTTCTTTGGCTACTCTGTTTGGCTCTCAGCAACGTTCAACTAAACCTGACTCTGACCCTTTTGCAAATGCTCCAGCACTGGGATCATCAGCGGGAAAAGTATCTCGCCCGCCTGTAGCTCGCACACTCACCTACGATGATACAGTGAACTCTGGCAGAAATGTGGCCTCTGATGGAGGAATCAAGGCTGTGGAAGATGGAGCAAATGTTGTTTCTGGCTTGTTGCAGAGTCCCTCAAGCGCtcaccagcagcagcactgccCGGCCATCGCAAAGCTCATGCAGGGACAGAGAGGTGTCGGGACTGTGGGAGGGGTGCTTCAGACCGTGTCCGAGTCCCCCGAGAACCGGCTGTGTGACAACGGGGTGCCGCTGgagcatcaccaccaccaccatcatcttTACCACcatcagcaacaacaacaccatcACCAGCATCAGCTTCATCCTGATCCAATCAGGAGACTTTTCCAAACCCAACCACCTCCTCTACCCACcacctctttctcctctgcGGCCCCTAATTGTTGCTCCAACCCTTCCTCTCTACAGCAGAACCCTCATCTCTCCTCCCAGCCTGTAATGGTGAATTCTGTGTCACGCTCTCACCTTCAAGCACAACAAAGCCAGCAGCTGTTTATCAGCTTGTCCAATTCTCAACCTGAAATTAAGCAAAACAGCCAGACTGCTCCAGCTGCACAGGGAACAG GTTTGTTGTCATCTCAGGTGACCAGTAATCAAGTCATTCAACCTTCACAAG GATTGTCTCACGTGCCAGGTATGGTGTCACCTCATGAGCTCCTCCAAAAGCTCCAGTTGGTCCAGCAGGAGCAGAGCCTGGCCTCTAGTGAGCCACCTCGGATCTGTCCAGGACTGGCTCCTCGATTCCTGGGGCCAGCCCAAAACCAGGGTGCATGCGTGATTTTAGGCACAATTCCAAACCCAACTGTAGCCACTGCAGGTCAGAAAGCTGCGCTGCAGTTACAG GTGATCTCGCCTCAGAGGATACCAGCCACTGTTGCCCCAAATCTGCTCCTTTCCCCGAGTATGTTCACTCAGACAAAGCCTAGCAGTGGGTTGTCTGCAGTTGGTCAGGAGAGCTCCCACACACCCTCAACTGTGCCCAGACCCCCTCTGCAGGAGGAGGTCAGAATCCTTTCCAGAAGTCAGCTTCAAGCCACACTGCTGCATCTGATACAG AACGACAGCTCATTCCTGGACTCCATCTATGAAGCCTATGCCAGCCGCTTTGCTAAGGACTCCAGCAACAAGTATTGA